A single region of the Halorussus gelatinilyticus genome encodes:
- a CDS encoding DUF2270 domain-containing protein: MADQNDQRDGDSDRGRADRDQNRADREELPDDDPGERFGQDVGEVLAGDPSAMTGMIGHFYRGQLHRATTWRGRLDQTSYWAVTVIAALLTWVFSSPGNPHYLLLIGMGAMVVFLGVETRRYRAYDVWRERVRLLEQDLFAGMFDPESEPTHPDWRQRLAADLRNPAVKTPMAVAFARRLRRIYYPLLLVVLASWLVRISVFQPKETWRQTARIFGISGVAVVAGVGLFYLVVTGVVVYGVVSRGEREFHERENTDPWRD; this comes from the coding sequence ATGGCGGATCAGAACGACCAGCGGGACGGCGACTCCGACCGGGGCCGAGCCGACCGCGACCAGAATCGAGCCGACCGCGAGGAGTTGCCCGACGACGACCCCGGCGAGCGATTCGGACAGGACGTCGGCGAAGTCCTCGCGGGCGACCCCTCGGCGATGACCGGGATGATCGGCCACTTCTACCGGGGGCAACTCCATCGGGCGACGACGTGGCGGGGTCGCCTCGACCAGACCTCCTACTGGGCGGTCACCGTCATCGCCGCCCTGCTGACGTGGGTGTTCTCCAGTCCCGGCAACCCCCACTACCTCCTGCTCATCGGGATGGGCGCGATGGTGGTCTTCCTCGGGGTCGAGACCCGCCGGTACAGGGCTTACGACGTGTGGCGCGAGCGCGTCAGACTCCTCGAACAGGACCTGTTCGCCGGAATGTTCGACCCCGAGAGCGAACCGACCCACCCCGACTGGCGACAGCGCCTCGCGGCCGACCTCCGGAACCCCGCGGTCAAGACGCCGATGGCCGTCGCCTTCGCCCGGCGACTCCGCCGCATCTACTATCCGCTCCTGCTGGTCGTGCTGGCGTCGTGGCTCGTCAGAATCAGCGTCTTCCAACCGAAGGAGACGTGGCGCCAGACCGCCCGAATCTTCGGAATCTCGGGCGTCGCCGTCGTCGCGGGCGTCGGCCTGTTCTATCTCGTCGTGACGGGCGTCGTCGTCTACGGCGTCGTGAGTCGGGGCGAACGCGAGTTCCACGAGCGCGAAAACACGGACCCGTGGCGCGACTGA
- a CDS encoding HalOD1 output domain-containing protein — translation MAIATPSADIDAATLYQTRHDPDSSEPISRSIYTALAAVEGVAPTDLDVQLYDYVDVEAIDDLYRAPAAADWEFTFSVEKYAIRVRADGEVAVLPAAAE, via the coding sequence ATGGCAATCGCAACTCCCTCCGCCGACATCGACGCGGCGACGCTCTACCAAACCCGACACGACCCCGACAGTTCCGAGCCGATAAGCCGGTCCATCTACACCGCGCTCGCGGCGGTCGAGGGAGTCGCGCCGACCGACCTCGACGTCCAACTCTACGACTACGTGGACGTGGAGGCGATTGACGACCTCTACCGAGCGCCCGCCGCCGCCGACTGGGAGTTCACGTTTTCGGTCGAGAAGTACGCGATTCGCGTTCGCGCCGACGGCGAGGTGGCCGTGTTGCCCGCGGCCGCCGAGTGA
- a CDS encoding MATE family efflux transporter, whose translation MPSLPNPVRLVVLAVGRALARAGLVSPERVRRTTDLAWPRIVTGLARMSKNAVDVAMVGLAVGPVAIAGIGFASPYWGIAFSLGGGLAGGTIALVSQRFGAEAYDELGVAIRASALVVLAVSLPVAAAFWLAPAELISLMTDEARAIELGAIYLRILALGVPFAALNLVGSRIYIGADDSWTPMVVRGGGAIANIVLSGVLIFGLGMGVAGAAVGTVLSNVLVTGAFVAGLVAGRLPGLGELPVTIDPFGAYADRETIVDLVRIGLPVVGRNSVWTAAKFPMLAIVGLFGPSVVAAYVIARRIWGLMNTPGWGFGLAASSLVGQELGEGDELEAEAYARDIVAFSVATYVVVALAVGPFAEPIVGLFVGESGDATIPVAVALIYSACVAAVGQGVKSATAGPLDASGDTRWTFYSQVVGMFGVAIPVAYLGATTSLGIAGLYLSFVAETTVPALINYHRFSTGKWKAISREFRPGASADD comes from the coding sequence GTGCCATCGCTCCCGAACCCAGTGCGACTGGTCGTCCTCGCGGTCGGCCGGGCGCTCGCCCGCGCCGGCCTCGTCTCGCCCGAGCGCGTTCGCCGGACGACCGACCTCGCGTGGCCCCGCATCGTCACCGGTCTCGCGCGCATGTCGAAGAACGCCGTGGACGTGGCGATGGTCGGTCTCGCGGTCGGTCCCGTCGCCATCGCCGGCATCGGCTTCGCCAGTCCCTACTGGGGCATCGCGTTCTCGCTCGGCGGCGGGTTGGCCGGCGGCACCATCGCGCTGGTCTCCCAGCGGTTCGGCGCGGAGGCGTACGACGAACTCGGCGTGGCGATCCGGGCCAGCGCGCTCGTCGTCCTCGCGGTCTCGCTCCCGGTCGCGGCGGCGTTCTGGCTCGCGCCCGCCGAACTCATCTCGCTCATGACCGACGAGGCGAGGGCCATCGAACTCGGTGCAATCTACCTCCGGATTCTCGCGCTCGGCGTCCCCTTCGCGGCGCTCAACCTCGTCGGGAGCCGAATCTACATCGGCGCGGACGACTCGTGGACCCCGATGGTCGTCCGCGGCGGCGGCGCGATAGCCAACATCGTCCTGAGCGGCGTCCTCATCTTCGGACTCGGTATGGGCGTCGCCGGGGCCGCGGTCGGCACCGTGCTGTCGAACGTCCTCGTCACGGGCGCCTTCGTCGCCGGTCTCGTCGCCGGACGCCTGCCCGGTCTCGGCGAACTCCCGGTGACGATAGACCCGTTCGGGGCCTACGCCGACCGCGAGACCATCGTGGACCTGGTCCGCATCGGTCTCCCGGTCGTGGGTAGAAACAGCGTCTGGACCGCCGCCAAGTTCCCGATGCTGGCCATCGTCGGCCTATTCGGTCCGAGCGTCGTCGCGGCCTACGTCATCGCCCGTCGAATCTGGGGGCTGATGAACACGCCCGGCTGGGGCTTCGGACTCGCCGCCAGCAGTCTCGTCGGCCAGGAACTCGGCGAGGGCGACGAACTCGAGGCCGAGGCCTACGCCCGCGACATCGTCGCCTTCTCGGTCGCCACTTACGTCGTCGTGGCGCTCGCGGTCGGCCCGTTCGCCGAACCCATCGTCGGACTCTTCGTCGGCGAGAGCGGTGACGCCACGATTCCCGTCGCGGTCGCGCTGATATACTCGGCCTGCGTCGCCGCGGTCGGGCAGGGCGTCAAGTCCGCGACCGCCGGACCGCTCGACGCCAGCGGCGACACGCGCTGGACGTTCTACAGCCAAGTCGTCGGCATGTTCGGCGTCGCCATCCCGGTCGCGTATCTCGGCGCGACCACCTCGCTCGGGATAGCGGGACTCTACCTCTCGTTCGTCGCCGAGACGACGGTTCCGGCCCTGATAAACTACCACCGGTTCTCGACCGGCAAGTGGAAGGCCATCAGCCGGGAGTTCCGGCCGGGCGCGTCGGCCGACGACTGA
- a CDS encoding helix-hairpin-helix domain-containing protein, whose protein sequence is MTLSVAVDDREPEAVGRAVEAHPDVTAVEVRRLPAADIAAIDPDETGDAGSVLGAVGIERKTVADYANSAIGTSGTDLREQVLKMGEVYDRGYVLLEGDLADVGADRPGLDAASVHGTMASFAARHDTPVLPCSDRERLVDVAIRLLRKHREDPSPRPLAGGSVTGYATPRTKRLFGCIEGVGPRTADALYEAFPSVEALLAATPAELREVEGVGEKRAEAIVETLRGQRD, encoded by the coding sequence ATGACGCTCTCGGTCGCCGTAGACGACAGAGAACCCGAGGCGGTCGGCCGCGCGGTCGAGGCCCACCCCGACGTGACCGCGGTCGAGGTGCGCCGCCTCCCCGCGGCGGACATCGCGGCCATCGACCCCGACGAGACCGGAGACGCGGGCTCGGTACTCGGCGCGGTCGGAATCGAGCGCAAGACCGTCGCCGACTACGCCAACTCCGCCATCGGCACCTCCGGGACCGACCTCCGCGAGCAGGTCCTCAAGATGGGCGAGGTCTACGACCGCGGCTACGTCCTGCTGGAGGGCGACCTCGCCGACGTGGGCGCAGACAGACCGGGCCTCGACGCCGCGTCGGTCCACGGCACGATGGCCTCGTTCGCCGCGCGCCACGACACGCCGGTCCTGCCCTGTTCCGACCGCGAGCGGTTGGTAGACGTGGCGATTCGCCTGCTCCGGAAACACCGCGAGGACCCCTCGCCGCGCCCGCTCGCCGGCGGGAGCGTGACGGGGTACGCCACCCCGCGGACCAAGCGACTGTTCGGTTGCATCGAGGGCGTCGGCCCGCGGACCGCCGACGCGCTCTACGAGGCGTTCCCCTCCGTCGAGGCGTTGCTGGCGGCGACGCCTGCGGAGTTACGTGAGGTGGAGGGCGTCGGCGAGAAGCGCGCCGAGGCGATCGTCGAGACGCTCCGCGGGCAACGGGATTAG
- the rnhB gene encoding ribonuclease HII has protein sequence MFGVDEAGKGPVLGSMFAAAVRVADPDALPAGIDDSKNVAPERREEIAAELRDDDRIAVGVAEIPVERIDGDEDMNTLTVTAHAEAVSQVVGREADAPAAEAARDPEGIADAGDTSEERFARRVADGVPESVELTAEHGADEEYPVVGAASIVAKVERDAHVAALAEQYAAAHGPELGELGSGYPSDPNTREFLEAFVAERGELPDCARRSWSTCEDVLAAAEQSGLGDF, from the coding sequence GTGTTCGGAGTAGACGAGGCCGGGAAGGGGCCGGTGCTGGGTTCGATGTTCGCCGCCGCGGTCCGAGTCGCGGACCCCGACGCGCTCCCCGCGGGCATCGACGACTCGAAGAACGTCGCGCCCGAGCGCCGCGAGGAGATCGCGGCCGAACTGCGCGACGACGACCGAATCGCGGTCGGCGTCGCCGAGATTCCGGTCGAGCGGATCGACGGCGACGAGGACATGAACACGCTCACCGTGACGGCCCACGCCGAGGCGGTCTCGCAGGTGGTCGGGCGGGAGGCCGACGCGCCCGCCGCGGAGGCGGCACGCGACCCGGAAGGCATCGCGGACGCCGGCGACACCAGCGAGGAGCGATTCGCCCGGCGCGTCGCCGACGGAGTCCCCGAGAGCGTCGAGTTGACCGCGGAACACGGTGCCGACGAGGAGTACCCGGTGGTCGGCGCGGCCAGCATCGTGGCGAAGGTCGAACGCGACGCCCACGTCGCGGCCCTCGCGGAACAATACGCCGCCGCGCACGGCCCGGAACTGGGCGAGTTGGGGTCGGGCTACCCGAGCGACCCGAACACCCGCGAGTTTCTGGAGGCGTTCGTTGCCGAGCGGGGCGAGTTGCCCGACTGTGCACGCCGGAGTTGGTCCACCTGCGAGGACGTGCTGGCCGCGGCCGAGCAGTCGGGACTCGGCGACTTCTGA
- a CDS encoding preprotein translocase subunit SecD has translation MMDIRDNWRVILLAIFLVVSTFALFSPGVGGDGGSNEFVNETAADTPTNLKFGLELSGGTRIRAPVDGLTAEGVDVPRGTDATTVESRVAGNLSGVSAADVTVRFAQAANETTTVEVFAGNVTESAFGNALQQAGYDYQTVRQGVTAETRNTIVRILRDKVSEAGLSGGQVQQVTTASNEHFVVIEMPNTNRSQLEELVTQRGQVQVVAAYPVQTNNGTVTKTTPLLTQGDFRSIGTAQESPQLGTHVPVTLNDKAAQNFSNAMRKFGFTNEGVSNCRYGATPDNPGYCLYTVVDGEIVYAAGMSPDLAQTFRQQKFTQSPSFVMQTANMSEARQLQIHLNAGSLPASLNMEEGTSYFLAPSLAERFKLYSLITGLVAVGAVSAVVFLRYGDPKVAAPMLVTALSEVVILLGFAAAIQLPLDLSHIAGFIAVIGTGVDDLIIIADEVMSEGDVSSSRVFQSRFRKAFWVIGAAAATTIIAMSPLAVLSLGDLQGFAIITILGVLIGVLVTRPAYGDILRSLLTDR, from the coding sequence ATAATGGACATCCGCGACAACTGGCGGGTAATCCTCCTCGCCATCTTCCTCGTCGTCAGCACGTTCGCGCTCTTCTCGCCCGGCGTCGGCGGCGACGGCGGGAGTAACGAGTTCGTCAACGAGACGGCGGCCGACACGCCGACCAACCTGAAGTTCGGTCTCGAACTCTCGGGCGGCACCCGCATCCGCGCGCCCGTCGACGGCCTGACCGCGGAAGGCGTGGACGTGCCCCGCGGAACCGACGCCACTACGGTCGAGAGTCGCGTCGCCGGCAACCTCTCGGGCGTGAGCGCGGCCGACGTGACCGTTCGGTTCGCGCAGGCGGCCAACGAGACCACGACCGTCGAGGTCTTCGCGGGCAACGTCACCGAGTCGGCCTTCGGGAACGCGCTCCAGCAGGCGGGCTACGACTACCAGACCGTCCGGCAGGGCGTCACCGCCGAGACCCGAAACACCATCGTGCGCATCCTCCGGGACAAGGTCTCCGAGGCGGGCCTCTCGGGCGGGCAAGTCCAACAGGTGACGACGGCGAGCAACGAACACTTCGTCGTCATCGAGATGCCCAACACCAACCGGAGCCAACTCGAAGAACTCGTGACCCAGCGCGGGCAGGTGCAGGTCGTCGCCGCCTACCCGGTCCAGACGAACAACGGGACCGTCACGAAGACGACGCCGCTCCTCACACAGGGCGACTTCAGGAGTATCGGGACCGCACAGGAGAGTCCGCAACTCGGCACGCACGTTCCGGTCACGCTGAACGACAAGGCGGCACAGAACTTCTCGAACGCGATGCGGAAATTCGGTTTCACCAACGAGGGCGTCAGTAATTGTCGCTACGGAGCAACCCCCGATAACCCCGGTTACTGTCTCTATACGGTCGTAGACGGGGAAATCGTCTATGCAGCAGGCATGAGTCCGGACCTCGCCCAGACGTTCCGTCAACAGAAGTTCACGCAGAGCCCAAGCTTCGTCATGCAGACGGCCAACATGTCGGAAGCCCGCCAGCTTCAGATTCACCTGAACGCGGGTTCGCTCCCGGCCTCACTCAATATGGAGGAGGGCACGTCGTACTTCCTTGCGCCGAGTCTGGCCGAGCGGTTCAAGCTCTACTCGCTCATCACCGGTCTCGTCGCGGTCGGCGCGGTCAGCGCCGTCGTCTTCCTCCGGTACGGCGACCCGAAGGTCGCGGCCCCGATGCTGGTGACGGCGCTCTCGGAGGTCGTCATCCTACTCGGGTTCGCCGCGGCGATTCAACTCCCGCTGGACCTCAGCCACATCGCCGGGTTCATCGCGGTCATCGGGACCGGGGTGGACGACCTCATCATCATCGCCGACGAGGTGATGTCCGAGGGCGACGTGTCGTCCTCGCGCGTCTTCCAGAGCCGCTTCCGGAAGGCGTTCTGGGTCATCGGTGCGGCCGCCGCGACGACCATCATCGCCATGAGTCCGCTGGCGGTCCTCTCGCTGGGCGACCTCCAGGGCTTCGCCATCATCACCATCCTCGGCGTGCTCATCGGCGTACTGGTGACGCGACCGGCGTACGGCGACATCCTGCGGAGTCTGCTGACGGACAGATAA
- the secF gene encoding protein translocase subunit SecF codes for MVAFEVPEVDYTQYTNRQLAAIPLAILAVALLVIVGWYVFTGAPVRLGMEFTGGTELRVQTSTPPSEIPAAFDTQATVTPVQTVQDTYIVTFPPEADNIGQQARNNLQPVRGQSAADMVKSIQGTSASFGKSAQETALLGIGLAFVGMSVLVFLMFRSFVPSIAVVISAFSDIVIPVALMNLLGIPLSLGTVAALLMLIGYSVDSDILLNNHILRRSGDFYESTHRAMRTGVTMTVTSLSAMAVMAVVAWIFGIDLLRDIGIVLVLGLATDLMNTYMLNLSLLRWYKYEGVTR; via the coding sequence ATGGTAGCGTTCGAAGTGCCGGAGGTGGACTACACCCAGTACACCAACCGGCAGTTGGCGGCGATTCCCCTCGCGATTCTCGCCGTCGCACTGCTGGTTATCGTCGGGTGGTACGTCTTCACCGGCGCACCGGTACGGCTCGGCATGGAGTTTACTGGTGGCACGGAGCTACGCGTCCAGACCTCGACCCCGCCCTCCGAAATCCCCGCGGCGTTCGACACCCAAGCGACCGTCACGCCCGTTCAGACAGTCCAAGACACCTACATCGTGACGTTCCCGCCCGAGGCCGACAACATCGGCCAACAGGCGAGAAACAACTTACAACCGGTCCGAGGCCAGTCGGCGGCGGACATGGTGAAGTCCATCCAAGGAACGTCCGCTAGCTTCGGCAAGTCCGCCCAAGAGACCGCGCTACTAGGCATCGGCCTCGCGTTCGTCGGGATGAGCGTCCTCGTGTTCCTGATGTTCCGGTCGTTCGTCCCCTCCATCGCGGTGGTCATCTCCGCGTTCAGCGACATCGTGATTCCCGTCGCGCTGATGAACCTGCTGGGCATCCCGCTGTCGCTCGGGACGGTCGCGGCGCTGCTGATGCTCATCGGGTACTCGGTGGACTCCGACATCCTGCTGAACAACCACATCCTGCGCCGGTCGGGTGACTTCTACGAGTCCACCCACCGCGCGATGCGGACCGGCGTGACGATGACCGTCACCTCGCTGTCGGCGATGGCCGTCATGGCCGTCGTCGCGTGGATATTCGGCATCGACCTCCTGCGTGACATCGGCATCGTCCTCGTCCTCGGACTGGCGACCGACCTCATGAACACCTACATGCTCAACCTCAGCCTGCTTCGCTGGTACAAGTACGAGGGGGTGACCCGATAA
- a CDS encoding SPW repeat domain-containing protein yields MSTERDDDYDTDEYNDEATYDDETTYDDETTYDDETTYDSDDSDGGAKWASAVTALLGLWLLVVPTFFWGADGADFWSDLIVGAGIVALAAYSYYESGDDDLEAGNWASAINGFLGLWVLIGAFVWEVTDLLFWNDVAVGALVGILAGYAAFTADDAPAGIGTEQRT; encoded by the coding sequence ATGAGTACGGAACGCGACGACGACTACGACACCGACGAGTACAACGACGAAGCGACCTACGACGACGAGACGACGTACGACGACGAGACGACGTACGACGACGAGACGACGTACGACAGCGACGACTCCGATGGGGGTGCAAAGTGGGCGTCGGCGGTGACCGCGCTCCTCGGTCTCTGGCTCCTCGTGGTCCCGACGTTCTTCTGGGGAGCCGACGGTGCCGACTTCTGGAGCGACCTTATCGTCGGCGCGGGCATCGTCGCGCTCGCGGCGTACAGCTACTACGAATCGGGCGACGACGACTTAGAGGCCGGCAACTGGGCCAGCGCGATCAACGGTTTCCTCGGCCTCTGGGTGCTTATCGGCGCGTTCGTCTGGGAAGTGACCGACCTGTTGTTCTGGAACGACGTCGCGGTCGGCGCGCTCGTCGGTATCCTCGCCGGGTACGCCGCGTTCACCGCCGATGACGCCCCGGCCGGAATCGGTACCGAGCAACGAACCTAA
- a CDS encoding DUF5812 family protein: protein MSDSDEKTSTFLVTHAEGDSAVLKDVHDGQVHTLSSNPGVEETDAVEATVAPDPPMNLTWSVVEVEERRGLSTERSEEPPTTQEQDLAAEQDVGEIARTERAGDGEIHVLTVPPEDTEEAATDVLDDEGTLSRAARLGVSRVEVRAEDGVVSVRYMP, encoded by the coding sequence ATGAGCGACTCCGACGAGAAGACGAGTACCTTCCTCGTCACGCACGCCGAGGGCGACTCGGCCGTGCTGAAGGACGTACACGACGGACAGGTCCACACCCTCTCCTCGAATCCCGGCGTCGAGGAGACCGACGCCGTCGAAGCCACCGTCGCGCCCGACCCGCCGATGAACCTCACGTGGTCGGTCGTGGAGGTCGAGGAGCGCCGGGGCCTCTCGACCGAGCGGAGCGAAGAGCCGCCGACCACCCAAGAGCAGGACCTCGCGGCCGAGCAGGACGTGGGCGAAATCGCCCGGACCGAGCGCGCCGGCGACGGCGAGATTCACGTCCTCACGGTGCCGCCCGAGGATACGGAGGAGGCCGCGACAGACGTGCTGGACGACGAGGGCACGCTCTCGCGGGCGGCCCGACTCGGCGTCTCCCGCGTCGAGGTCCGCGCCGAGGACGGCGTCGTCAGCGTCCGGTACATGCCGTAA
- a CDS encoding ribonuclease HI family protein, producing the protein MTDDRLPTEHLSPLATLVDEVLAGVGYEVAAATDAIDDAVPGHGGLFDPATTPDELRPALERLLASGLTRPPVPEPTSDAFVLYVDGSSRGNPGPAGAGAVVMDAAEEELARLGRPVGSRTGNNTAEYVALQLGLSELVARYEPRRLEVRIDSMTVIRDVWGGDDPTEPGVETYSEAVTETLSSIPDHRYTHLADSDPNPADALATVGADIASFGPG; encoded by the coding sequence GTGACCGACGACCGCCTCCCGACCGAACACCTCTCGCCGCTCGCCACGCTCGTCGACGAGGTACTCGCGGGCGTCGGCTACGAAGTGGCGGCCGCCACCGACGCCATCGACGACGCCGTCCCCGGCCACGGCGGTCTCTTCGACCCCGCGACCACCCCCGACGAGTTGCGTCCCGCGCTCGAACGCCTGCTGGCGTCGGGACTCACCCGGCCACCCGTCCCCGAACCGACGAGCGACGCGTTCGTGCTCTACGTAGACGGCAGTTCGCGCGGCAACCCCGGCCCCGCAGGTGCGGGCGCCGTCGTCATGGACGCTGCGGAGGAGGAACTCGCCCGTCTGGGCCGACCCGTCGGCTCGCGGACGGGGAACAACACCGCCGAGTACGTCGCCCTCCAGCTCGGACTCTCCGAACTGGTGGCGCGCTACGAGCCGCGCAGGCTGGAAGTGCGCATCGATTCGATGACGGTCATCCGAGACGTCTGGGGTGGCGACGACCCGACGGAACCGGGCGTCGAGACGTACAGCGAGGCCGTCACGGAGACACTGTCGAGCATCCCGGACCACCGGTACACGCATCTGGCCGACAGCGACCCGAACCCCGCCGACGCACTGGCGACCGTGGGAGCCGATATCGCGAGTTTCGGACCCGGATAG